The following proteins come from a genomic window of Proteiniphilum propionicum:
- a CDS encoding tyrosine-type recombinase/integrase, whose translation MEEKVTIYELIDRCIAYFRDHCYTEQRISRYRSLWRACILRFMSDKGIKYYSPSVGEEFVTTCHFNGNVRHHEREKIRSVQVVDDMLTIGRIRLRCLKPVHHALLGEIGGEMEKLITHLTNLRRSETTLKDYRLYLSEFLAHLTAHNVRCVREITEWHILVFVSSHPTNKVNIVSALRVLFRFWMQKGVVDGHFDELFDTYKVRHPERIPSFYAKEEIRRVEESLSRSSNVGKRDYAMVLLASRLGLRASDIANLQFANLDWDNNVISLRMQKTQKSIELPLIADVGNAIIDYLRHGRPKSESQHIFLSCRAPFRAATNHTVCSAINRAILKSGIDTGGKHHGPHALRHSLATAMLDAGTQIPIVSETLGHRSTQTTLTYLKIDISSLLKCALPVTPVSDGFYMQRGGAFYG comes from the coding sequence ATGGAAGAAAAAGTAACTATCTATGAGTTGATTGACAGATGCATCGCTTATTTCAGAGACCATTGTTACACTGAACAGCGGATCAGCAGGTACAGGAGTCTTTGGCGAGCCTGCATCCTTCGTTTCATGTCCGACAAGGGCATCAAGTATTATTCTCCATCTGTTGGAGAAGAGTTTGTAACCACGTGCCATTTCAACGGCAATGTGCGTCATCATGAACGAGAAAAGATACGCAGTGTACAGGTCGTTGATGACATGCTGACCATAGGGCGAATCAGGTTGAGATGTCTCAAGCCGGTACATCATGCTCTACTCGGTGAGATTGGGGGAGAGATGGAGAAACTCATCACCCATCTAACGAACCTGCGCCGCAGTGAGACTACGCTAAAGGATTATCGTTTGTACTTGAGTGAGTTCCTTGCTCATCTCACAGCACATAACGTTCGTTGTGTGAGGGAGATAACAGAATGGCATATACTTGTATTCGTATCGTCGCATCCGACGAACAAGGTAAATATTGTATCTGCACTTCGGGTACTTTTCCGTTTTTGGATGCAGAAGGGAGTGGTAGATGGACACTTTGACGAATTATTTGACACATATAAGGTCAGGCATCCCGAGCGCATTCCCTCGTTCTATGCGAAAGAAGAGATCAGACGTGTTGAGGAATCACTCTCCCGCAGCAGTAATGTTGGCAAACGTGATTATGCAATGGTACTGTTGGCTTCACGTCTTGGATTGAGGGCATCAGATATAGCAAACTTGCAATTTGCCAATCTTGATTGGGATAACAATGTCATCTCACTCAGGATGCAAAAAACGCAAAAGAGTATCGAGTTGCCTTTGATTGCAGATGTCGGCAATGCGATTATCGACTATCTGCGACATGGAAGGCCAAAGTCCGAGTCGCAGCACATATTTTTATCCTGTCGCGCTCCGTTTAGGGCAGCGACCAATCACACAGTATGCTCTGCCATTAATCGTGCAATCTTGAAATCCGGAATCGACACGGGTGGTAAACATCATGGGCCCCATGCCCTACGCCACTCTCTTGCCACCGCAATGCTTGATGCAGGCACACAGATACCGATAGTATCTGAAACGTTGGGACATCGCAGTACGCAGACAACATTGACATATTTGAAAATCGACATTTCATCGCTTCTAAAATGCGCATTGCCTGTAACACCTGTGTCCGATGGCTTCTATATGCAGAGAGGAGGTGCTTTCTATGGCTGA
- a CDS encoding tyrosine-type recombinase/integrase — protein MASICREEVLSMAEQFHYNSVLAPYMNQLIRIKNSAGISALRTKWILKEFDDYASAYRLTDPHISEEFITEWRKTRKADCDRTLYAKYSVWSQLTTLMCRRGCSCFIPCLPKQPKPNFAPTIFTDEQIKAIFDAADKYRLYDIRMGTALISMPALLRLMYATGMRVSEALSIRNSDVHLDEHYILLRKTKNGSERISPLGDEMTKVLAEYISYRNAMPLAHVAEDSGLLFVKSDGTGISPNAVYQHFKKLLVECGIPHKGNHMGPRVHDQRHTYAVHALVQMSRMGMDLYASLPILSANLGHHSLSATEQYVHLTCAMYPELEEQCSPINVFVYPQICKAYDYDN, from the coding sequence ATGGCTTCTATATGCAGAGAGGAGGTGCTTTCTATGGCTGAGCAATTCCATTACAACAGTGTGTTGGCTCCGTATATGAACCAACTGATCAGAATAAAAAATTCTGCCGGCATCAGTGCATTGCGCACAAAATGGATACTAAAGGAGTTTGACGATTATGCCAGTGCTTATCGACTTACTGACCCACACATATCCGAGGAGTTCATTACCGAATGGCGCAAAACGCGAAAAGCCGATTGTGACAGGACACTCTATGCAAAATACTCTGTCTGGTCACAGCTCACGACATTAATGTGCCGCAGAGGATGTTCCTGCTTTATACCATGCCTGCCAAAGCAGCCAAAACCGAATTTTGCTCCCACCATCTTTACAGACGAGCAGATAAAGGCCATATTTGATGCGGCAGACAAATACCGATTGTATGACATACGCATGGGAACGGCACTCATATCCATGCCTGCGCTGCTGCGACTGATGTACGCAACCGGCATGCGGGTATCAGAAGCACTTTCCATAAGAAATTCCGATGTGCATCTTGACGAGCATTACATCCTATTGCGCAAGACCAAAAACGGCAGTGAACGGATTTCACCTTTGGGTGATGAAATGACCAAAGTCCTGGCAGAATATATCTCATACCGCAATGCCATGCCATTGGCACATGTCGCAGAAGACAGCGGACTGCTGTTTGTGAAATCCGACGGAACGGGCATCTCTCCCAATGCTGTATATCAGCATTTTAAGAAATTGCTTGTCGAATGTGGCATACCACACAAGGGAAACCACATGGGACCACGGGTGCATGACCAGCGCCACACCTATGCCGTACATGCGCTGGTACAGATGAGCCGCATGGGAATGGACTTGTACGCAAGTTTACCTATCCTCTCTGCAAACCTTGGTCATCATTCGTTATCTGCAACGGAACAATATGTGCATCTCACATGTGCCATGTATCCGGAACTGGAAGAGCAGTGTTCCCCGATTAATGTTTTCGTATATCCGCAAATATGTAAAGCCTATGACTACGACAACTGA
- a CDS encoding tyrosine-type recombinase/integrase: MTTTTDFAKHLSRFFSDYLTHQRNVSANTISSYRDTFVQYIDYMKNERGISVDRLLLKHLTRENVLGFLAWLIDVKNVSPTTRNYRLAAIHSFCSYLQYAVISMMDQWQNILVIKAMKSDARKLNYLSVEGVKLLLAQPDTSTWNGRRHLAILSLMYDTAARVQEIADLTVDSVRINHEPYTICLYGKGRKARIVPLVKEQVAILRSYMEENELNNSNLAASPLFFNNRHEKLTRKGISYILKAYVGMARKESPELIPENISCHSIRQYVERYNMGSEE, from the coding sequence ATGACTACGACAACTGATTTTGCAAAGCACCTGAGTCGTTTCTTTTCAGACTATCTGACACACCAGCGTAATGTGAGTGCGAACACGATATCGTCATACAGGGATACGTTTGTCCAATATATTGATTACATGAAGAATGAACGTGGCATATCCGTTGACAGACTGTTATTGAAGCATCTCACCCGTGAGAATGTACTCGGTTTTCTTGCATGGCTCATTGATGTTAAAAATGTATCGCCGACCACACGCAACTACCGTCTTGCAGCAATACATTCTTTCTGTTCATATTTGCAATATGCTGTCATTAGTATGATGGATCAGTGGCAGAACATCCTTGTCATCAAAGCAATGAAGAGTGATGCACGTAAACTGAACTACTTATCGGTAGAGGGTGTCAAGTTGCTGTTGGCGCAACCTGATACATCCACGTGGAACGGCAGACGTCATCTTGCCATTCTCTCTCTGATGTATGACACCGCTGCCCGTGTTCAGGAGATTGCAGATCTTACCGTTGACAGCGTCCGCATCAATCATGAACCATATACCATATGTTTGTATGGCAAAGGTCGTAAAGCGAGAATAGTGCCGCTTGTCAAAGAACAGGTTGCGATACTTAGATCGTATATGGAGGAGAACGAATTGAACAACAGCAACTTGGCTGCTTCACCTCTATTCTTCAACAACCGACATGAGAAACTTACGCGTAAGGGCATATCTTACATACTAAAGGCCTATGTCGGTATGGCACGGAAAGAATCACCCGAGCTCATTCCCGAGAACATAAGCTGTCACAGTATACGTCAATATGTAGAGCGCTACAATATGGGGAGTGAAGAATAA
- a CDS encoding tyrosine-type recombinase/integrase, with protein sequence MKKANDFAWYLSRFMTTYLSGEKKLSTNTIAVYRDTFRLFLLFCEQKLKIAPDRITISLFTKELIINYLDWLEAERKCSITTRNQRLSCIHGFFKYVQKELPERMFEVQRIIGILPGKTAKTIVPYLTEDELKILFQQPDIRTKQGKRDLVLLTLMYDSAARVQEIADLKMKDIRLNTPAVITLHGKGNKTRLVPILGRVKDLLTGYLEDHKRYSWGIALSDIPVFCNQKHQSLTRWGISFILKRYVEMARKDIEFTVNFPVTPHVLRHSKAVGMLKSGINLIYIKDFLGHSNVSTTEVYARADSEMKRKALEESYKELYTHEMPKWNEDENLMQWLNNLSR encoded by the coding sequence ATGAAAAAAGCAAACGATTTTGCCTGGTATTTATCTCGTTTTATGACAACATATTTATCAGGAGAGAAAAAACTAAGTACCAATACAATTGCCGTTTACAGGGATACTTTTCGGCTTTTCCTTTTATTCTGTGAACAAAAGCTGAAAATAGCACCTGACCGGATAACAATCTCATTGTTCACTAAAGAACTTATTATTAATTATCTGGATTGGTTGGAAGCTGAGCGTAAATGTTCTATTACGACAAGAAATCAGCGTTTATCTTGCATTCATGGCTTTTTTAAATACGTACAGAAAGAATTACCCGAAAGAATGTTTGAAGTACAAAGAATTATTGGAATCCTACCTGGAAAAACTGCGAAGACAATCGTACCTTATCTGACTGAAGATGAACTAAAGATACTTTTTCAGCAACCTGATATTAGGACAAAACAAGGAAAACGAGATTTGGTATTATTAACACTGATGTATGACAGCGCCGCAAGAGTACAAGAAATTGCAGATCTAAAAATGAAAGATATAAGATTGAATACTCCAGCCGTTATAACACTTCATGGGAAAGGTAATAAAACCAGGCTTGTACCGATATTAGGAAGAGTAAAGGATCTGTTAACCGGATATCTGGAAGATCATAAAAGATATTCCTGGGGAATAGCACTATCTGACATCCCGGTATTTTGTAATCAAAAACATCAATCGTTAACGCGGTGGGGAATCTCCTTTATATTGAAGCGGTATGTTGAAATGGCCAGAAAAGACATTGAATTCACGGTGAATTTTCCTGTTACACCGCACGTACTTCGCCATTCTAAAGCCGTCGGAATGTTGAAATCAGGCATTAACTTGATATATATCAAGGATTTTCTAGGTCACTCAAATGTTTCAACGACTGAAGTATATGCTCGTGCAGATAGTGAAATGAAACGTAAAGCTTTAGAAGAATCCTATAAGGAACTTTATACACATGAAATGCCCAAATGGAATGAAGATGAAAACCTTATGCAGTGGCTAAATAATTTAAGCAGGTAG
- a CDS encoding tyrosine-type recombinase/integrase, whose amino-acid sequence MPYIFSEKELSLFFQAVDNCPPHPLSNRHMIDRLMFRMIYGCGLRLSEALNLKLKDVDTVDGTLNIIQSKNNKDRKIPMATSLVNRCIILNKEIHLFSDENTYYFKSPLNRRLDRSTAYRRFREYLWIAGIPHSGHGPRIHDLRHLYCIHCLKRWVLEGKDITNLFPYLSVYLDHADFRGTQYYLRLTADLYPDIISKTEATLGYVIPEGRHL is encoded by the coding sequence ATACCATATATTTTTTCCGAAAAGGAACTCAGCCTTTTTTTTCAGGCGGTGGATAATTGCCCTCCACATCCGTTGAGCAACCGTCACATGATTGACAGATTAATGTTTCGTATGATTTATGGTTGTGGTTTACGATTGTCGGAAGCGCTCAACCTAAAGCTTAAAGATGTTGATACTGTTGACGGAACATTAAATATAATACAGTCTAAAAACAATAAAGACCGGAAAATCCCAATGGCAACAAGTTTGGTAAACAGGTGTATAATATTAAACAAAGAAATACACCTGTTCAGCGATGAGAATACATATTATTTTAAAAGTCCGTTAAACAGACGTCTTGATAGAAGTACTGCATACCGGAGATTCCGCGAATACTTGTGGATTGCGGGCATCCCGCATTCCGGTCACGGACCAAGAATCCATGATCTCCGCCATTTATACTGCATTCATTGCTTGAAACGATGGGTTTTAGAGGGAAAAGATATCACTAACCTTTTCCCTTATCTCAGCGTTTATTTGGATCACGCTGATTTTAGGGGGACACAATATTATCTTCGTTTGACAGCAGATCTTTATCCGGATATAATAAGCAAGACGGAAGCTACGTTGGGATATGTTATTCCAGAAGGGAGGCATCTATGA
- a CDS encoding site-specific integrase yields the protein MKQNLNIHELMDCVLSDLKQQKYAAYTIGSYRHCYNNLKKFIEGKNVESYSNALAIDFMRFKFDIIINDLYDKCPLNTRPFVTSMRALKVLSDYTEHGLHKKKRMYGRKPIECPDVFRADYELFKKACSARNYSPMGEASIFWSLHKFLVFMEKEGLTSSSAIESIHILKFLSSQKDFSSRYIASTVFRLRNYLQFLYQEGIIEHDLCTHLPHMKITRNPFIPSVWKQTDVKKLLESIDRQNPKGKRDYAILLLVARLGLRVGDIRALKLPDLNWNRKLIAITMQKTKQRLELPLLEDVGWAIIDYLKNGRPQTDSDIIFIRHRAPYDGFANHNCLHKMLTRHMVKAKIEGMQDQKHGLHSLRSTLALALLEKGTPLPVISEALGHQSTQTTRFYLRIDMNGLRNCIIDPEEVCHE from the coding sequence ATGAAACAAAATTTGAATATCCATGAGCTCATGGATTGTGTATTATCAGATCTAAAGCAGCAAAAATATGCTGCTTATACTATCGGTAGCTACCGCCATTGCTACAATAATCTGAAAAAATTCATTGAAGGGAAAAATGTGGAATCTTATTCCAATGCACTTGCGATTGATTTTATGCGATTTAAATTCGACATTATCATAAATGATTTGTATGATAAATGTCCTTTAAACACGCGTCCTTTCGTAACTTCCATGAGGGCTTTGAAGGTCCTTTCAGATTATACAGAACATGGTTTGCATAAAAAGAAGCGAATGTATGGAAGAAAACCGATTGAATGCCCCGATGTATTCAGAGCAGATTATGAATTATTTAAGAAAGCATGTAGTGCCAGGAATTACTCCCCTATGGGTGAAGCATCAATATTTTGGTCGCTGCATAAGTTCCTTGTCTTCATGGAAAAAGAGGGGCTTACCTCTTCTTCCGCAATAGAAAGTATACATATCCTAAAATTTTTGTCATCTCAAAAAGATTTTAGTTCAAGGTATATTGCTTCTACAGTATTCAGATTACGAAATTATCTCCAGTTTCTTTATCAAGAGGGAATTATTGAACATGATTTATGCACTCACCTTCCTCACATGAAGATTACACGCAACCCATTTATCCCTTCAGTCTGGAAACAAACTGATGTGAAGAAATTACTCGAATCAATTGATCGCCAGAATCCGAAGGGGAAAAGAGATTATGCAATTCTTTTACTGGTAGCAAGACTTGGTTTACGTGTTGGTGATATACGTGCATTGAAACTACCGGACTTAAACTGGAACCGTAAACTAATTGCCATTACCATGCAAAAGACAAAGCAACGACTCGAATTGCCGTTACTTGAAGATGTCGGATGGGCAATTATCGATTATTTGAAAAATGGACGGCCTCAAACTGATTCTGATATTATATTTATTCGTCATAGAGCACCATATGATGGATTTGCAAATCATAACTGCTTACATAAAATGTTGACAAGGCATATGGTTAAAGCTAAGATTGAAGGAATGCAGGATCAAAAACATGGTCTTCATTCTTTGAGAAGTACATTAGCACTTGCTTTACTTGAAAAAGGCACCCCGCTCCCGGTTATCTCCGAGGCACTTGGGCATCAAAGCACCCAGACCACCAGATTTTATTTGAGAATTGATATGAATGGACTACGAAACTGCATAATTGATCCGGAGGAGGTATGTCATGAGTAA
- a CDS encoding tyrosine-type recombinase/integrase, with protein MLPFLRYVNSILNPASLDIPPKPPYVGNIFVPHYFTRQELSCFFENCDGLTANNSLSQRLRKKVVPVIFRLLYSTGLRVLEARMLNRCDVDFKTGVITVRQTKGHVEHFVVLHDSMRELLESYDFSIEKLLPGHKVLFPDEHDNYHRNKWLSDQFRACWYKQNTAIAYARELRHQYAIEKIKPQSCNVRLSCLRPFLKFISRRNLRYSSIYLSSRDVAFFKTDKPQVKSLSKNAVKTLLSIPDIRTFTGMRDYVLMSLMYTTGCRIDEVLSIRLRDLHLNVKDRPFVSILGKGSVRRSQYIPKNIVSNLTTYIHKYHPSDDDARYLFYSNNKGPNCKLTQETIRKQLSKYAEAAHQICYEMPLDFHSHQFRQYVERYNMGSEE; from the coding sequence GTGCTTCCCTTTCTCAGGTACGTTAATAGTATTCTTAATCCGGCTTCATTAGATATCCCTCCGAAGCCTCCATATGTAGGAAACATTTTTGTACCTCATTATTTTACAAGACAAGAACTTTCATGTTTCTTTGAAAACTGCGATGGACTTACTGCTAACAACTCTCTATCCCAACGTCTAAGGAAGAAAGTTGTGCCGGTTATCTTTCGTTTACTTTATTCAACAGGCCTTCGCGTATTAGAGGCTCGGATGTTAAATCGATGCGACGTCGACTTTAAGACCGGTGTTATTACAGTCAGGCAAACGAAAGGACACGTGGAACACTTCGTTGTCCTTCATGATAGCATGAGAGAATTACTTGAATCTTATGACTTTTCCATCGAGAAGTTGCTACCCGGGCATAAGGTGCTTTTCCCGGATGAGCATGACAATTACCACAGAAACAAATGGCTTTCAGACCAGTTCCGTGCCTGTTGGTATAAACAGAATACAGCCATCGCGTATGCAAGAGAACTAAGGCATCAGTATGCGATAGAAAAAATCAAGCCGCAAAGCTGCAATGTAAGACTCTCATGTTTAAGGCCTTTCCTGAAATTTATTTCCAGGAGAAATTTGCGATATTCTTCCATTTACCTATCTTCAAGGGATGTCGCTTTTTTCAAAACCGATAAACCTCAAGTAAAAAGTTTGTCGAAAAATGCAGTGAAAACATTACTCTCGATCCCAGACATAAGAACATTTACTGGCATGCGGGATTATGTGCTCATGTCGCTGATGTACACTACGGGATGCCGGATAGACGAAGTCCTTTCAATACGACTACGGGATTTACATCTAAACGTTAAGGACAGGCCTTTTGTGTCGATACTTGGGAAAGGAAGCGTCAGGAGAAGCCAGTACATTCCTAAAAATATAGTTTCCAATTTAACTACCTATATCCACAAGTATCATCCGTCAGATGATGATGCGCGATACTTATTCTACTCCAATAATAAAGGTCCAAACTGCAAGTTGACCCAAGAGACAATCCGTAAACAATTATCAAAATATGCTGAAGCGGCTCATCAAATATGTTATGAGATGCCTTTGGATTTTCATTCGCATCAATTCCGTCAATATGTAGAGCGCTACAATATGGGGAGTGAAGAATAA